A portion of the Hyphomicrobiaceae bacterium genome contains these proteins:
- a CDS encoding NADH:ubiquinone oxidoreductase subunit NDUFA12 — protein sequence MGLFTEIFSWWGGNTWGTRFFTWRKGKLVGEDTFGNRYYVQRSGVGPLGVPARWVTYKNLSEASQVPPEWHGWLHYTVDQLPTDERYDPKPWQEPHQMNMTGTPEAYRPQGSILAPGPRARTTSDYRPWTPD from the coding sequence ATGGGATTGTTCACCGAGATCTTCTCCTGGTGGGGCGGCAATACGTGGGGCACGCGCTTTTTCACGTGGCGGAAGGGCAAGCTCGTCGGCGAGGACACATTCGGCAATCGCTATTACGTCCAACGTTCGGGTGTTGGGCCGCTCGGCGTGCCTGCACGGTGGGTGACATATAAGAATCTGTCCGAGGCCTCCCAGGTGCCGCCCGAATGGCACGGCTGGCTGCATTACACAGTGGACCAGCTGCCGACAGACGAACGCTACGATCCCAAGCCCTGGCAAGAACCGCACCAGATGAACATGACTGGAACTCCGGAAGCGTACCGGCCGCAGGGCTCGATTCTGGCCCCTGGTCCGCGTGCCCGGACGACAAGCGATTACCGGCCTTGGACTCCGGACTGA
- a CDS encoding vitamin B12-dependent ribonucleotide reductase: protein MKITRRFTQAGQSPYATIPFRRATSEIKNPDGSVVFRLEGFEVPEHWSQVAADILAQKYFRKAGVARALKKFEETQVPSWLWRSIPDDAALASLSEKERFGGENDARQVFDRLAGTWTYWGWKGGYFSSEEDAQAFYDEHRYMLANQMAAPNSPQWFNTGLHWAYGIDGPGQGHMYVDYRTGELTQSKSAYEHPQPHACFIQSVNDDLVNENGIMDLWVREARLFKYGSGTGSNFSSLRGANEKLSGGGRSSGLMSFLKIGDRAAGAIKSGGTTRRAAKMVVVDVDHPDIEEYITWKVREEQKVAALVTGSKICQKRLKAVMTACVKCEADGDACFDPARNPKLKIAIREAKRDGVPQNYILRVIQFAKQGYLDITFDTYDTDWDSEAYLTVSGQNSNNSVRVTDDFLNAVVDDKDWSLTARISGKVTKTIKARDLWEQIGFAAWASADPGIQFHTTINDWHTCPQSGQIRASNPCSEYMFLDDTACNLASMNLLRFRREDKSFDIEAYEHACRLWTIVLEISVLMAQFPSRQIAELSYRYRTLGLGFANIGGLLMSGGISYDSPEGRAICGAISAIMTGVAYATSAEMASELGPFPGYAPNAGDMLRVIRNHRRAAYGEGQGFEQLSVAPVPLDHASLSDKRLGDASKAAWDRALALGEQHGYRNAQATVVAPTGTIGLVMDCDTTGIEPDFALVKFKKLAGGGYFKIINQSVPEALRALGYKESQIAEIEAYAVGHASLRQSPAINHTTLKAKGFTDESLAKIESGLASAFDIKFVFNRWTLGDQFLTDTLKVPAEKLSDPTFDMFAHLGFSKKDVEAANEHVCGSMTLEGAPHLKAEHLPVFDCANPCGRKGKRFLSVESHIRMMAASQPFISGAISKTINMPNDASVDDCKQSYMLSWKLALKANALYRDGSKLSQPLNAQVLGEDDAGEEMAETLAAAPQAQRTTVVTEKIVEKLVERVVYLKQQDREKLPSRRKGYTQKASVGGHKVYLRTGEYDDGRVGEIFIDMHKEGAAFRSLMNNFAIAISLGLQYGVPLEEYVEAFTFTRFEPAGLVQGNETIKNATSILDYIFRELAVSYLARHDLAHVDPREIVGETGLGSSDEETDEQLDLDLPESVTKMVSKGLVRGQPVVRLASRGNGGGHHHAEAPAAVLGETAGIMRASEGLSSGAQTAHVIGANVMKADTEIYAEASVSIEPVLSKSELYRQRIQNARLRGYEGVACPECANFTMVRNGTCLKCDTCGSTSGCS, encoded by the coding sequence ATGAAGATCACGCGGCGCTTTACCCAGGCCGGACAATCGCCTTACGCCACCATCCCGTTCCGCCGGGCCACGTCGGAAATCAAAAATCCCGATGGCTCGGTCGTCTTCCGTCTGGAAGGCTTTGAAGTTCCCGAGCACTGGAGTCAGGTCGCCGCAGACATTCTCGCCCAGAAGTATTTTCGCAAAGCCGGCGTCGCCCGCGCGCTAAAGAAATTCGAAGAAACTCAAGTTCCCTCGTGGCTATGGCGCTCCATCCCCGATGACGCCGCACTCGCTTCCCTCTCCGAAAAAGAACGCTTCGGCGGTGAAAACGATGCCCGCCAGGTCTTCGATCGCCTTGCTGGCACTTGGACCTACTGGGGCTGGAAAGGCGGATATTTCTCGTCTGAAGAAGATGCCCAGGCCTTCTACGACGAGCATCGCTACATGCTGGCCAACCAGATGGCTGCCCCCAACTCCCCGCAGTGGTTCAACACCGGTCTGCATTGGGCCTACGGCATCGACGGCCCCGGCCAGGGTCATATGTATGTCGACTACCGTACCGGCGAGTTGACCCAATCGAAGTCGGCTTACGAGCACCCCCAGCCGCACGCTTGCTTCATCCAGTCGGTCAATGACGATCTCGTCAACGAGAACGGCATCATGGATCTGTGGGTGCGCGAAGCACGCCTCTTCAAATATGGATCGGGCACCGGATCGAACTTCTCGTCTCTCCGCGGCGCCAATGAAAAGCTGTCGGGCGGCGGGCGTTCGTCGGGCCTTATGAGCTTTCTGAAGATCGGCGATCGCGCAGCGGGCGCCATCAAGTCGGGCGGAACGACGCGCCGCGCCGCCAAAATGGTCGTCGTCGACGTCGATCATCCCGATATCGAGGAATACATCACTTGGAAAGTGCGCGAGGAGCAGAAGGTTGCGGCCCTCGTCACCGGCTCCAAGATCTGCCAGAAGCGTCTGAAGGCGGTGATGACCGCCTGCGTGAAGTGCGAAGCCGATGGCGATGCCTGCTTCGACCCGGCACGCAATCCGAAGCTCAAAATCGCAATCCGCGAAGCCAAACGCGATGGCGTTCCGCAGAACTACATTCTGCGCGTCATTCAGTTCGCCAAGCAGGGCTATCTGGATATCACCTTCGACACCTACGACACCGATTGGGACAGCGAGGCCTACCTCACCGTCTCGGGCCAGAACTCTAACAACTCGGTTCGCGTCACCGATGACTTCCTGAACGCCGTCGTCGATGACAAGGATTGGAGTCTGACGGCCCGCATCTCCGGCAAGGTGACCAAGACCATCAAAGCTCGCGATTTGTGGGAACAGATCGGTTTCGCCGCATGGGCGTCAGCCGATCCTGGCATCCAGTTCCACACGACCATCAACGACTGGCACACCTGCCCGCAGTCCGGCCAGATCCGCGCGTCCAACCCGTGCTCGGAGTACATGTTCCTCGACGACACGGCCTGCAACCTGGCTTCGATGAACCTCCTGCGCTTCCGCCGCGAGGACAAATCCTTCGACATCGAGGCTTACGAGCACGCCTGCCGTCTGTGGACCATCGTGCTGGAAATCTCGGTGCTGATGGCGCAGTTCCCCTCGCGCCAGATCGCCGAGCTGTCCTACCGCTATCGCACCTTGGGCCTGGGCTTTGCCAACATCGGCGGCCTGCTGATGTCTGGCGGTATCTCGTATGACTCGCCGGAAGGCCGCGCCATCTGCGGCGCGATCTCTGCTATCATGACTGGCGTCGCCTATGCGACCAGCGCCGAAATGGCGAGCGAACTCGGTCCGTTCCCAGGTTATGCGCCCAACGCCGGCGATATGCTGCGCGTCATCCGCAACCATCGCCGCGCGGCCTACGGTGAAGGACAAGGCTTCGAGCAGCTCTCGGTCGCACCGGTGCCTCTCGACCATGCATCGCTCAGCGACAAGCGCCTTGGCGACGCTTCCAAGGCAGCTTGGGACCGTGCGCTGGCACTCGGCGAGCAGCACGGCTACCGCAACGCGCAGGCCACAGTAGTTGCGCCGACCGGCACCATCGGTCTCGTCATGGACTGCGACACCACCGGCATCGAGCCCGACTTCGCGCTCGTGAAGTTCAAGAAGCTCGCTGGCGGCGGCTACTTCAAGATCATCAATCAGTCGGTGCCGGAGGCGCTGCGTGCCCTCGGCTACAAGGAAAGCCAGATCGCCGAGATCGAGGCGTACGCAGTGGGACACGCCTCACTGCGTCAGTCTCCGGCCATCAATCATACGACATTGAAGGCCAAGGGCTTTACCGACGAGTCGCTTGCCAAGATCGAGAGCGGCCTTGCTTCCGCATTCGACATCAAGTTCGTCTTCAACCGCTGGACGCTGGGCGACCAGTTCCTCACCGACACGCTCAAGGTGCCGGCAGAGAAGCTGTCCGATCCGACGTTCGACATGTTCGCGCACCTGGGCTTCTCCAAGAAAGACGTAGAAGCAGCCAACGAGCACGTTTGCGGCTCGATGACGCTGGAAGGCGCGCCGCATCTTAAGGCCGAACATCTCCCGGTGTTCGATTGCGCCAATCCTTGCGGCCGCAAAGGCAAGCGCTTTCTGTCGGTGGAAAGCCACATCCGCATGATGGCGGCCTCGCAGCCCTTCATCTCGGGTGCGATTTCCAAGACCATCAACATGCCGAATGATGCCTCGGTGGATGATTGCAAGCAGTCCTACATGCTGTCGTGGAAGCTGGCTCTGAAGGCCAACGCGCTTTATCGCGATGGCTCCAAGCTGTCCCAGCCGCTCAATGCCCAGGTCCTGGGTGAGGACGATGCGGGTGAGGAAATGGCCGAAACCTTGGCCGCAGCTCCGCAGGCACAGCGCACGACGGTCGTCACCGAAAAGATCGTTGAGAAGCTGGTCGAGCGCGTCGTCTACCTGAAGCAACAGGATCGCGAGAAGCTGCCGAGCCGTCGCAAGGGTTACACGCAGAAGGCTTCCGTCGGCGGCCACAAGGTGTACCTGCGCACCGGCGAGTACGACGACGGTCGCGTCGGCGAGATCTTCATCGACATGCACAAGGAGGGTGCAGCCTTCCGCTCGTTGATGAACAACTTTGCCATCGCGATTTCGCTCGGCCTTCAGTACGGCGTGCCGCTGGAGGAATACGTGGAGGCCTTCACCTTCACGCGCTTCGAACCGGCCGGCCTCGTGCAGGGTAACGAGACGATCAAGAACGCGACCTCGATCCTCGACTACATCTTCCGCGAGCTGGCGGTGTCCTACCTTGCCCGTCACGATCTTGCACACGTCGATCCGCGCGAAATCGTGGGCGAGACGGGTCTTGGCTCATCGGACGAGGAGACTGACGAGCAGCTCGATCTCGACCTGCCCGAGAGCGTCACCAAGATGGTGTCGAAGGGTCTGGTGCGCGGACAGCCGGTCGTGCGTCTTGCAAGCCGCGGCAATGGTGGTGGTCACCATCACGCGGAGGCGCCCGCTGCGGTGCTCGGCGAAACAGCGGGCATCATGCGCGCCAGCGAAGGCCTCAGCAGCGGTGCTCAGACGGCGCACGTTATCGGCGCCAACGTGATGAAGGCCGACACCGAGATCTACGCGGAAGCCTCGGTTTCCATCGAGCCGGTGCTGTCGAAGTCGGAGCTTTACCGGCAGCGCATCCAGAACGCGCGCCTTCGTGGCTACGAAGGCGTCGCCTGCCCCGAGTGCGCCAACTTCACCATGGTGCGCAACGGCACCTGCCTGAAGTGCGACACCTGCGGCAGCACGAGTGGGTGCTCGTGA
- a CDS encoding cyclopropane-fatty-acyl-phospholipid synthase family protein gives MFPLSKMLSHLIRVGTLTVYDAEGRRHVYSGSTPGPSVNMKLSDPRLYKSLFFSPEMAAGEAYMDGTLTFPESSLRAFLDLLSQNRNLPGGPPSSFHRAVGAVSRRFKHLQQANPIGKAQQNIAHHYDIGNALYHLFLDDGLFYSCAYFENDDDTLEQAQVAKCRLIAAKLDLQPGQKILDIGCGWGGLAIYLAKMEDVQVHGVTLSKEQHALAVERAEKAGVAKRVRFELRDYRELDQKFDRIVSVGMFEHVGVPRYDEFFAKVNTLMPDDGVMLLHSIGHMSPPSTASPWLRKYIFPGAYSPSLSEVFPAVERNRLWVTDCEFLRLHYAMTLRHWHTRFEANRARIAEMYDERFCRMWEFYLISAEMMFRSGAQEVFHMQLSRKRDASPIRRDYIFEAQQKLRQREAAAAG, from the coding sequence ATGTTCCCACTCTCCAAAATGTTGTCCCACCTCATCCGTGTCGGCACGCTCACGGTGTACGACGCGGAGGGCCGCAGGCATGTATATTCAGGCTCTACGCCCGGCCCATCCGTCAATATGAAGCTGAGCGATCCGCGTCTCTATAAGTCGCTGTTCTTCAGCCCCGAAATGGCTGCTGGCGAAGCCTACATGGACGGCACGCTGACGTTTCCAGAGTCCTCCCTGCGCGCATTCCTGGACTTACTTTCACAGAACCGCAACCTTCCCGGCGGGCCGCCCAGTTCGTTTCACCGTGCGGTGGGCGCCGTCTCGCGACGGTTCAAACACCTCCAACAGGCAAACCCGATCGGCAAGGCGCAACAGAACATCGCGCATCACTACGACATCGGAAACGCGTTGTATCACCTATTCCTCGACGACGGCCTGTTCTACTCCTGCGCCTATTTTGAAAACGACGATGACACACTCGAACAAGCGCAAGTCGCCAAGTGCAGGCTCATTGCGGCCAAGCTTGACCTGCAGCCGGGTCAGAAAATTCTCGACATCGGGTGCGGGTGGGGCGGCCTTGCGATCTACCTCGCCAAGATGGAGGACGTGCAAGTTCACGGGGTGACGCTTTCCAAAGAGCAACACGCGCTTGCCGTCGAACGTGCTGAAAAAGCCGGCGTTGCCAAGCGCGTCCGGTTCGAGCTGCGGGACTACCGCGAACTTGACCAGAAGTTCGACCGCATCGTCTCGGTCGGCATGTTCGAGCACGTCGGCGTGCCGCGCTACGACGAGTTCTTCGCCAAGGTGAACACGCTAATGCCGGATGACGGCGTCATGCTGTTGCATTCCATCGGGCACATGAGCCCGCCGAGCACGGCAAGCCCTTGGCTGCGCAAATATATATTCCCCGGGGCCTACTCTCCTTCGCTCTCGGAGGTGTTTCCAGCGGTCGAGCGCAACCGGCTCTGGGTGACGGACTGCGAATTCCTGCGCCTGCATTACGCGATGACGTTGCGCCACTGGCACACGCGGTTTGAGGCCAACCGCGCGCGTATTGCTGAGATGTACGATGAACGCTTTTGCCGGATGTGGGAGTTCTATCTGATCAGCGCCGAGATGATGTTCCGCTCCGGTGCGCAAGAAGTCTTTCACATGCAGCTCTCACGTAAGCGAGACGCCAGTCCGATCCGCCGCGATTACATTTTTGAGGCGCAGCAGAAGCTGAGGCAACGAGAGGCCGCCGCGGCAGGGTAA
- a CDS encoding sulfotransferase domain-containing protein: MNAPDIQWPKKTREMQSHHFDSTFWNDFKFRDNDIVISTYAKSGTTWMQQIVSQLLFNGQENVPTAEMSPWLDLRVPPKEVKLPAVEAQTHRRFLKTHLPVDAIVFSPKAKYIYIGRDGRDVAWSFFNHHINANEQYYAAVNDSPGRVGPPFERPADNPVDYFRTWLARDGHPYWPFWENIRTWWEIRDLPNVHFIHFKNLIDDLPGEMRKIANFLDIPIDEKKWPEIVKHCTFDYMKENAAPAVPLGGAFWEGGAKTFIHKGTNGRWKDLLTAEDNARYEAKAKEELGEECANWLATGKR, translated from the coding sequence ATGAACGCGCCTGACATTCAGTGGCCGAAAAAAACGCGCGAAATGCAAAGCCACCACTTCGACTCTACGTTCTGGAATGACTTCAAGTTTCGCGATAACGACATCGTCATCTCGACGTATGCCAAATCCGGCACGACCTGGATGCAGCAGATCGTCAGCCAGTTGTTGTTCAACGGCCAGGAGAATGTGCCCACGGCAGAAATGTCGCCCTGGCTCGATCTGCGCGTACCGCCCAAGGAAGTGAAACTTCCGGCCGTCGAGGCGCAAACGCACCGGCGCTTCTTGAAAACGCATCTGCCCGTCGACGCCATCGTGTTCTCGCCGAAGGCCAAGTACATTTACATCGGTCGCGATGGCCGTGACGTTGCCTGGAGCTTCTTCAATCACCACATCAACGCTAACGAGCAGTATTATGCGGCGGTGAATGACTCGCCCGGCCGCGTCGGGCCGCCATTCGAGCGTCCAGCTGACAATCCCGTCGATTACTTCCGCACCTGGCTGGCGCGGGATGGCCACCCTTATTGGCCATTCTGGGAGAACATTCGCACCTGGTGGGAAATTCGCGATCTGCCGAACGTGCATTTCATTCACTTCAAGAACCTGATCGACGATTTGCCGGGTGAGATGCGCAAGATCGCAAACTTCCTAGACATTCCTATCGACGAAAAGAAGTGGCCCGAGATCGTGAAACACTGCACCTTCGATTACATGAAAGAAAATGCGGCGCCCGCTGTTCCGCTGGGTGGCGCATTCTGGGAAGGCGGCGCCAAAACGTTCATTCACAAAGGTACGAATGGCCGCTGGAAGGACCTGCTCACGGCCGAAGACAACGCAAGGTACGAAGCCAAAGCCAAGGAAGAGCTTGGCGAGGAGTGCGCCAACTGGCTGGCAACCGGCAAGCGCTAG